In Montipora foliosa isolate CH-2021 chromosome 13, ASM3666993v2, whole genome shotgun sequence, one DNA window encodes the following:
- the LOC137983752 gene encoding uncharacterized protein, with protein MNSNGEMLLTKCSEYQLAITNTFFNFSDKWYYSWKHPRSKHPTLLDYIITRRSDLRDFRSTRAMRGAECCTDHFMIRAKCNIKPKPPPLKKKGSKPPKKLNVEKLKNQTEKDKLVPAISENLPTLPTGTIEEQWEALKNVVYSAASDVLGKPTRKYADCFDESNEEIMELINEKNLLFQKTLDSRCTRATKNKYKGVKSELQKKLRNMKNNWWTKKAAEIQSLADRNDSKAFFASLKKVYGPQGACLDPVKSIDGSMLHTEKDKIMERWREHFNLLLNPESSAEDGASNIPQLPVRYHMDEPPTAEELDMAIKRTKCGKAAGPDGIPPEVWKYGGATLRNKLLQLFCSGRGVFTTKPFMKGDFSS; from the exons ATGAACTCAAATGGTGAAATGCTCTTAACAAAGTGTTCTGAATATCAACTGGCTATCACAAACACGTTCTTCAACTTCTCAGACAAGTGGTACTATTCATGGAAACATCCAAGATCTAAGCACCCTACTCTCCTGGACTACATCATTACTAGGAGATCTGATTTGAGGGACTTCCGCAGCACCAGAGCTATGAGGGGAGCCGAGTGCTGTACCGATCACTTCATGATCCGTGCCAAATGTAACATCAAACCAAAACCTCCtcctctgaagaaaaaagggtcAAAACCCCCCAAGAAACTGAACGTAGAGAAACTGAAGAACCAAACTGAGAAAGACAAACTTGTACCCGCGATTAGTGAAAATCTCCCAACATTACCAACTGGTACTATTGAAGAACAGTGGGAAGCCTTGAAAAATGTGGTCTATAGTGCTGCATCAGACGTTCTCGGCAAACCTACTAGGAAGTATGCAGACTGCTTTGATGAATCCAATGAAGAAATCATGGAGCTCATCAATGAAAAGAATTTGCTGTTTCAGAAGACACTAGATAGTAGATGTACTAGAGCAACAAAGAACAAATACAAAGGTGTGAAATCTGAACTACAAAAGAAACTGCGAAACATGAAAAACAACTGGTGGACTAAGAAGGCAGCTGAAATCCAGAGTCTGGCAGACCGAAACGACTCTAAAGCATTCTTTGCATCTCTGAAGAAAGTATATGGTCCGCAGGGTGCATGCTTGGACCCCGTGAAGAGCATTGACGGGAGCATGCTCCATACGGAGAAAGACAAGATTATGGAGAGGTGGAGAGAACACTTCAACCTTCTGCTAAACCCAGAGTCCAGTGCCGAAGATGGTGCCAGCAACATCCCACAGCTACCTGTCAGGTACCACATGGACGAGCCACCAACTGCAGAAGAACTTGATATGGCCATCAAAAGAACAAAATGCGGAAAAGCCGCGGGACCAGATGGTATACCACCTGAAGTCTGGAAATATGGTGGAGCAACATTGAGAAACAAACTTTTGCAACTCTTCTGCTCTG GAAGAGGCGTATTTACCACCAAACCATTCATGAAAGGAGATTTTTCTTCCTGA